In Juglans regia cultivar Chandler chromosome 13, Walnut 2.0, whole genome shotgun sequence, the following proteins share a genomic window:
- the LOC108983115 gene encoding uncharacterized protein LOC108983115 — protein sequence MGRSKAKRHSKLMHFILSPVRILMKAAEFYVKSMDDCAGRVGYGGAVGYPAVHVTRLPKSFSVNSSKGSDDENVSQISRTVSKKSLENKVMSFDMQRQQEIRMSTMGAGTGNGMGIRSYSVGLGKIGRIDEDQPCCFDEDGVIVKADLYPRSRSYAVKRNIGVYRQGGLVRY from the coding sequence ATGGGGAGGAGCAAAGCAAAGAGGCACAGCAAGTTGATGCACTTTATATTATCACCCGTTAGGATACTAATGAAGGCCGCAGAGTTTTACGTGAAAAGCATGGACGATTGTGCTGGAAGGGTGGGATATGGTGGTGCTGTTGGCTACCCTGCTGTGCACGTTACACGCCTGCCTAAAAGCTTTAGTGTCAATTCGTCGAAGGGTAGCGATGATGAGAATGTGAGTCAGATTTCGAGAACGGTTTCAAAGAAAAGTTTGGAAAATAAGGTGATGAGCTTTGATATGCAGAGGCAGCAAGAGATCAGAATGTCCACTATGGGTGCCGGTACTGGAAATGGAATGGGGATCAGGAGTTACAGTGTTGGGTTGGGAAAGATTGGGAGAATTGATGAGGACCAGCCTTGTTGTTTTGATGAAGATGGTGTTATTGTTAAGGCGGACTTGTACCCAAGAAGTAGAAGTTATGCTGTTAAGAGGAATATTGGTGTGTATCGCCAGGGTGGATTAGTTAGATACTAA
- the LOC108983122 gene encoding serine carboxypeptidase-like 17 — protein MVIEDVSQIQLLKKPCISVNLPKCMFLPWLTILLLSANLALSSSIVKYLPGYDGELPFKLETGYISVGDSELFYYFIESQGNPQEDPLFLWLTGGPGCSSFCGLIYEIGPLEFDINNYTGGLPRLVDYPYAWTKTASIIFLDAPVGTGFSYSTTPKGWPSSDSESAEQSYQFLRKWLDLHTQYLPVQLFIGGDSYSGIIVPLVTKKVLEGIAADVEPRMNLKGYLLGSPRTDSVIDENSKIIFAHRMALISDELYEQLRTSCNENYVNVDPSNTECVMALAYYEKCIKDLFRNDILEPKCAFASPKLSSELDRRSLQEDPADFILSPPRIPEYWCRNFNYVLSYIWSNDLRVQDALQVRKGSILDWSRCNKSLSYTKDILSVVDVHRYLSKHRLQVLVESGDRDMVVPFVGTEYWIKSLNLTVINDWRPWFVDGQIAGYTRKYSENGYRLIYATVKGGGHTAPEYYRRECYEMFQRWVHYYPL, from the exons ATGGTGATAGAAGATGTTTCTCAAATTCAGCTTCTGAAAAAGCCATGCATCTCTGTTAACCTCCCAAAATGTATGTTTTTGCCTTGGCTTACCATACTACTCCTCTCAGCAAATCtggctctctcttcctccatcgTCAAGTATCTGCCCGGCTATGATGGTGAACTTCCATTTAAACTGGAGACAGG ATACATAAGCGTGGGAGATTCTGAGCTGTTCTACTACTTCATTGAGTCCCAAGGAAACCCACAAGAAGatcctctttttctttggctgacAGGAGGCCCTGGCTGTTCCTCTTTCTGTGGACTTATCTATGAAATTG GTCCTCTGGAATTTGATATCAACAATTACACTGGGGGCTTACCAAGATTGGTAGATTACCCGTATGCATGGACAAAG ACAGCTAGCATCATATTTTTAGATGCACCTGTTGGCACTGGTTTCTCCTATTCAACAACTCCAAAAGGCTGGCCTTCCTCAGATTCAGAATCAGCAGAACAGTCCTATCAATTCCTCCGGAAG TGGTTGGATCTACACACACAATATCTCCCAGTTCAACTATTTATCGGTGGTGATTCTTATTCGGGCATAATTGTTCCATTAGTGACAAAAAAAGTCTTAGAAG GTATTGCAGCTGATGTCGAGCCACGGATGAACCTCAAA GGGTATCTACTTGGGAGCCCAAGAACAGATTCGGTTATAGatgaaaactcaaaaataatatttgctcACCGGATGGCATTAATATCAGATGAACTTTATGAG CAACTCAGAACAAGTTGCAATGAGAATTATGTGAATGTTGATCCATCCAATACCGAATGTGTCATGGCTCTTGCATATTATGAAAAG TGCATCAAGGATCTGTTTCGTAATGATATATTGGAACCAAAGTGCGCTTTTGCATCCCCAAAACTTTCTTCAGAACTCGACCGAAGATCTCTCCAAGAAGATCCTGCAGATTTCATTCTCTCGCCACCAAGAATACCTGAATATTGGTGTCGG aattttaattatgtattatCCTACATCTGGTCAAATGATTTAAGGGTTCAAGATGCTCTGCAAGTTCGAAAg GGTAGTATTTTGGATTGGAGTAGGTGCAACAAAAGCTTATCATACACAAAAGATATCCTGAGTGTGGTCGATGTTCATCGATATCTCAGCAAGCACCGATTACAAGTCCTGGTAGAGAG TGGTGATCGGGACATGGTTGTTCCTTTTGTGGGCACAGAGTATTGGATAAAGTCTCTTAACCTGACTGTTATCAACGACTGGCGACCTTGGTTTGTTGATGGTCAAATTGCAGG GTATACAAGAAAGTATTCAGAAAATGGATATCGGTTAATATATGCGACTGTAAAG GGGGGTGGTCATACAGCTCCAGAGTACTACCGTAGAGaatgttacgaaatgtttcaACGGTGGGTTCATTATTACCCACTCTAA
- the LOC108983111 gene encoding uncharacterized protein LOC108983111: MMMTNQLENLVESIKSKVRGLKKSKKKPYVKMDKSSSVRVEIRSRKARKLIDKTLKVADQPGKRSIS; the protein is encoded by the coding sequence ATGATGATGACGAACCAGTTGGAGAACCTGGTGGAGTCGATAAAGTCGAAGGTGCGGGGGCTGAAGAAGTCTAAAAAGAAGCCGTACGTGAAGATGGACAAGAGCTCCAGCGTCAGGGTCGAGATCCGCAGCAGGAAGGCCCGCAAGCTCATCGACAAGACCCTCAAGGTCGCCGACCAACCCGGCAAGCGTAGTATTTCTTGA